A window of Rhizobium acidisoli contains these coding sequences:
- a CDS encoding SDR family oxidoreductase gives MGKLDGKIAVITGGNSGMGLATAKLFAREGAKLVITGRDQATLDAAAQSIGNGVDAIRSDISRIADIDVLRDHVERKHGRVDIIFANAGGAKPNLFEYMSEEEFDFSIANTFKGTYFTVQKLLPLMRSGGSIILNTSTLSRQGRPYVSVYSAGKAAIRSLARSLTVELSEKGIRVNAMAPGYIDTDQARKAGVSEEMIEQTKVQVHAQIPMHRSGTVDEIAKSVLFLASDDSAYITGSELCVDGGWAQI, from the coding sequence GTGGGTAAATTGGACGGTAAAATCGCAGTCATCACCGGCGGCAACTCGGGAATGGGACTGGCGACAGCCAAGCTCTTCGCACGCGAAGGCGCTAAACTCGTGATCACCGGCCGCGATCAGGCGACGCTCGATGCCGCGGCGCAAAGCATCGGCAATGGTGTGGACGCCATCCGCAGCGATATTTCCAGAATCGCGGATATCGATGTGCTTCGCGACCATGTCGAAAGAAAGCATGGTCGCGTCGATATCATCTTTGCGAATGCTGGCGGGGCAAAGCCGAACCTGTTCGAATACATGTCGGAGGAAGAATTCGATTTTTCCATCGCCAACACCTTTAAGGGAACCTACTTCACCGTGCAGAAACTCCTGCCGCTGATGCGCTCCGGCGGCTCGATCATCCTCAATACCTCGACGCTCAGCAGACAAGGCCGCCCCTATGTCAGCGTCTATTCTGCAGGGAAAGCGGCCATCCGCTCGCTGGCCCGCTCGCTGACCGTGGAACTGAGCGAGAAAGGGATTCGCGTCAATGCCATGGCTCCCGGCTACATTGATACCGATCAGGCGCGCAAAGCCGGCGTCAGCGAAGAGATGATCGAGCAGACGAAGGTGCAGGTGCATGCTCAAATCCCCATGCACCGCAGCGGCACGGTCGATGAGATCGCCAAATCAGTGCTGTTTCTCGCCTCCGATGACTCGGCCTACATCACAGGCTCCGAATTGTGCGTCGACGGTGGCTGGGCGCAGATCTGA
- a CDS encoding TetR/AcrR family transcriptional regulator, with translation MGTGSPPPLTPRKSPRQGRAIATVDAIFEATLQVLSSDGLIRLNTTRVARRAGVSVGTLYQYFPNKQALLFAVLERHLDMLAGAIERARDQNPGAAKELIAEAVVKAYLQTQLAQAEISPALYRIAMELDARALIEAAARRSAGAIEAMLSTSADGRFADPGLLAQTLTAALYGAVPPFCHRVLSAADGLEAERQLTIMFRSYLVAQPELNDRE, from the coding sequence ATGGGAACGGGTTCTCCGCCACCGCTAACCCCCCGGAAATCCCCGCGTCAGGGCCGAGCCATCGCCACTGTCGACGCCATTTTCGAGGCAACCCTTCAGGTTTTATCGAGTGATGGCCTGATCCGTCTGAACACCACGCGGGTGGCGCGTCGTGCCGGCGTTTCTGTGGGAACGCTCTATCAGTATTTCCCGAACAAGCAGGCCTTGCTCTTCGCGGTGCTGGAGCGGCACCTCGACATGCTGGCCGGCGCCATAGAGAGGGCGCGTGATCAAAACCCAGGCGCTGCGAAAGAGTTGATCGCCGAGGCCGTGGTGAAAGCCTATCTTCAGACGCAGTTGGCGCAGGCCGAGATTTCCCCAGCCCTCTATCGCATTGCCATGGAACTCGACGCCCGCGCGTTGATCGAGGCGGCGGCCCGGCGGAGCGCAGGCGCCATCGAGGCGATGCTGTCCACATCGGCGGACGGCCGTTTCGCCGATCCAGGCCTGCTTGCTCAAACCCTGACGGCAGCGCTTTACGGAGCGGTTCCGCCCTTCTGCCACCGCGTTTTGTCCGCGGCCGATGGTCTTGAGGCCGAAAGGCAGCTGACGATCATGTTTCGCTCATATCTGGTCGCGCAGCCGGAGTTGAACGATCGGGAATGA